Proteins from one Impatiens glandulifera chromosome 2, dImpGla2.1, whole genome shotgun sequence genomic window:
- the LOC124927579 gene encoding proline transporter 2-like produces the protein MEERYNTLAMTPISEEHERTSLLREEEEDVIVVAMEGQNNHQDSLHYNKVYSEDQPSFDIPETAHQISTDSWFQVGFVLTTGINSAYVLGYSGTIMVPLGWLPGVLGLIMATCISLYANSLIAKLHEFGGKRHIRYRDLAGFVYGQKAYALTWALQYVNLFMINTGYIILAGQALKGVYVLFSDDHMMKLPYFIAISGVVCAMFAIGIPHLSALRIWLGVSTILSLVYIIVAIVLSAKDGVQSPPRDYGIPGTKTSKIFTTIGATANLVFAFNTGMLPEIQATIRQPVVKNMMKALYFQFTVGVLPMYALTFIGYWAYGSSTSTFLLNSVNGPVWVKAMANIAAFLQTVISLHIFASPMYEFLDTKYGIKGSSLAFRNLSFRLMVRGGYLGFSTLVSAMLPFLGDFMSLTGAISTFPLTFILANHMYLVAKNNKLNSLQKMWHWLNVCFFGCMSLLAVVAALRLIVVDSKTYHIFADL, from the exons ATGGAAGAGAGATATAATACGCTAGCTATGACACCAATATCAGAGGAGCACGAGAGAACATCTCTCCtcagagaagaagaagaagatgttatCGTGGTCGCAATGGAAGGTCAAAACAATCACCAAGATTCTCTACATTACAATAAAGTCTACTCTGAAGATCAACCAAGCTTTGATATTCCCGAAACCGCCCATCAGATTAGCACTG ATTCATGGTTTCAGGTTGGTTTTGTCCTCACTACTGGTATCAACAGTGCCTATGTATTGGGTTATTCTGGTACAATCATGGTCCCACTTGGATGGCTACCTGGTGTACTCGGCTTGATTATGGCTACATGTATATCCTTGTACGCGAACTCTCTAATAGCTAAGCTTCATGAGTTTGGAGGGAAAAGGCATATCCGATACAGAGACCTTGCAGGATTTGTATATG GTCAGAAAGCTTATGCACTTACATGGGCATTGCAATATGTAAATCTTTTTATGATTAATACCGGATACATCATATTAGCTGGTCAGGCCCTTAAG GGGGTTTATGTTCTTTTCAGTGATGATCATATGATGAAGCTCCCATACTTTATAGCGATTTCTGGAGTAGTATGTGCCATGTTTGCCATTGGGATTCCTCATTTGTCAGCCTTAAGGATTTGGTTGGGAGTCTCAACTATATTGAGTCTGGTGTATATTATTGTAGCAATAGTGCTGTCAGCTAAAGATG GAGTCCAGTCTCCACCAAGGGATTATGGTATTCCTGGAACAAAGACGAGCAAGATTTTCACAACCATTGGTGCAACTGCAAATCTTGTTTTTGCATTTAATACAGGAATGCTTCCGGAGATACAG GCGACAATTAGGCAGCCAGTTGTTAAAAATATGATGAAAGCCCTTTACTTTCAGTTCACTGTTGGAGTGTTACCTATGTATGCTCTTACCTTCATTGGCTACTGGGCATATGGATCAAGCACATCAACTTTTCTGCTTAACAGTGTCAATGGTCCTGTTTGGGTGAAGGCTATGGCCAACATTGCTGCCTTCCTACAAACTGTCATTTCTCTACAT ATATTTGCAAGTCCAATGTACGAGTTTCTGGATACGAAATATGGCATAAAAGGGAGCAGTTTAGCATTCCGCAATCTGTCCTTCAGGTTGATGGTAAGAGGCGGGTATTTGGGTTTCAGCACTCTTGTCTCTGCAATGTTGCCGTTCTTGGGAGATTTCATGAGCCTAACCGGTGCCATCAGTACATTCCCACTCACATTCATTTTGGCCAACCATATGTACCTTGTGGCTAAGAACAACAAGCTGAATTCATTGCAAAAGATGTGGCATTGGCTTAATGTCTGCTTCTTTGGATGTATGTCCCTCTTAGCTGTAGTCGCAGCCTTGAGGCTCATCGTTGTCGACTCCAAAACATACCATATCTTTGCTgatttataa